A genome region from Candidatus Tanganyikabacteria bacterium includes the following:
- a CDS encoding ABC transporter permease subunit, translating to MSKVTAIAMRELRSYFVSPLAYVVAAMFMLGVGFLFFAIVLSTREASLRPLFQNIAVVFLLLVPALTMRLLAEERKTGTIELLMTSPITDASIVWGKFLASMGFLAFLLALTGVFPLALVMVGGKPEWAPIGTGYLAVFLMGASFMAIGLMASSFTNNQIVAALVAFVISLIIWLLPAVGSVFGSPISEAFQYMSIISHLENMARGVVDSSDIIYYVSVIGTALLITVKSVNVYHWR from the coding sequence ATGTCTAAAGTCACCGCGATCGCCATGCGCGAGCTCCGGAGTTACTTCGTCTCGCCGCTGGCCTACGTTGTCGCCGCGATGTTCATGCTCGGCGTCGGCTTCCTGTTCTTCGCCATCGTGCTCTCGACGCGGGAAGCGTCGCTGCGGCCGCTGTTCCAGAACATCGCGGTCGTCTTCCTGCTGCTGGTGCCGGCGCTCACGATGCGCCTGCTGGCCGAGGAGCGCAAGACGGGCACCATCGAGTTGCTGATGACCAGTCCCATCACCGACGCCTCCATCGTCTGGGGCAAGTTCCTCGCGAGCATGGGCTTTCTCGCGTTTCTGCTGGCGCTCACGGGAGTGTTCCCCCTCGCCCTGGTCATGGTCGGCGGCAAGCCCGAGTGGGCGCCGATCGGGACGGGCTACCTCGCCGTGTTCCTGATGGGCGCGTCGTTCATGGCCATCGGCCTGATGGCTTCCAGCTTCACCAACAACCAGATCGTGGCGGCCCTGGTGGCCTTCGTGATATCGCTCATCATCTGGTTGCTCCCGGCGGTCGGCAGCGTCTTCGGATCGCCGATTTCCGAGGCCTTCCAGTACATGAGCATCATCAGCCACCTCGAGAACATGGCCCGCGGCGTGGTCGATTCGTCCGACATCATCTACTACGTGTCGGTCATCGGGACCGCGTTGCTCATCACCGTCAAGTCCGTCAACGTCTACCACTGGAGGTAG